The following proteins are encoded in a genomic region of Nicotiana sylvestris chromosome 4, ASM39365v2, whole genome shotgun sequence:
- the LOC138889286 gene encoding uncharacterized protein, with protein MWVLKKLNLEWDVTANLRVEQLNELDEFRFDAYSRSSLYKDKMKYLHDKYALNKEFKEGDLVLLFNYRLRLCPRKLKTKWSGPFVVVHVTLFGTLDYKNKNGEIFKVNGHRVKNYLGKFDDSHMVASIHFK; from the coding sequence atgtgggtgctaaagaagttaaatcttgaatgggatgtaactgcaaatctccgggtagagcaactaaatgaacttgatgagtttcgatTTGATGCTTATTCCAgatcgtccttgtataaggacaagatgaagtatttacatgacaaatatgctctaaacaaggaattcaaggagGGTGACTTAGTTCTTCTATTCAACTATCGGTTGCGACTGTGTCCAAGAAAGCTCAAGacaaaatggagtggcccttTTGTAGTGGTGCATGTAACTCTGTTTGGTACTCTtgattataaaaacaaaaatggtgaaatcttcAAAGTTAATGGGCACCGAGTGAAGAactatcttggcaagtttgatgaTAGCCACATGGTGGCATCGATCCATTTCAAGTGA